One window of Dyadobacter sandarakinus genomic DNA carries:
- a CDS encoding TIGR04283 family arsenosugar biosynthesis glycosyltransferase, whose amino-acid sequence MKLSIIIPTYNEATNIARLVQDLFRYSGDQSIEVIVSDGGSKDATLEIALQAGASVLKSPRPGRAAQMNYASGFANGDVLYFVHADVGINRDYFKDIERAVSDGFEAGCYRFRFDSNRAILKINSYFTRFNRLMCRGGDQTLFVTRKLFDQLNGFDEYYTIMEDYDIIIRIWKVARFKIIPKEVTVSARKYQNNSWLRVQIANLTAFTMFYLKREPSSIALKYKSMLDYR is encoded by the coding sequence ATGAAGCTCAGTATTATCATTCCAACCTACAATGAGGCAACTAACATTGCACGCCTGGTACAGGATTTGTTCAGATATTCAGGCGATCAGTCGATTGAAGTCATTGTTTCGGATGGCGGAAGCAAAGATGCTACCTTGGAAATAGCGCTCCAAGCCGGTGCAAGCGTGCTCAAATCTCCCAGGCCGGGCAGGGCAGCACAAATGAATTATGCTTCTGGTTTTGCAAATGGAGATGTGCTTTACTTTGTTCACGCCGATGTTGGCATAAATCGGGATTATTTTAAAGACATTGAGCGGGCTGTGTCAGATGGGTTTGAAGCGGGCTGTTACCGGTTCCGCTTTGATTCAAACCGGGCAATCCTTAAAATCAACAGTTATTTTACCCGTTTTAACAGGCTGATGTGCCGCGGTGGCGATCAAACCCTTTTTGTAACCAGAAAGCTGTTTGATCAGCTAAATGGCTTTGATGAATATTATACCATTATGGAGGATTATGATATCATCATCAGGATCTGGAAAGTAGCCCGGTTTAAGATCATCCCAAAAGAGGTAACCGTTTCTGCCAGAAAGTACCAGAACAATAGCTGGCTGCGTGTCCAAATTGCTAACTTAACTGCTTTTACCATGTTTTATTTAAAAAGAGAACCATCTAGCATTGCCTTAAAATATAAATCCATGCTGGATTACCGGTGA
- the tnpA gene encoding IS66 family insertion sequence element accessory protein TnpA — MDLSEKMFELVRLWRESGLSQREFCKQHQIGMAKLGYWVGKEKQSVNGVGFLELSARHSTPSVGYEVVYPNSVRVSYQGNDLTILSQLIRLY, encoded by the coding sequence ATGGATCTGTCAGAAAAGATGTTCGAATTAGTCCGGTTATGGCGTGAAAGTGGTCTTAGCCAGAGAGAATTTTGCAAACAACACCAAATCGGTATGGCCAAACTTGGCTATTGGGTCGGAAAAGAGAAACAATCCGTTAATGGGGTTGGATTTTTAGAGCTATCTGCTCGGCATAGTACACCAAGTGTAGGTTATGAAGTTGTCTATCCCAATAGTGTGAGGGTGAGTTATCAGGGTAACGATCTTACTATACTTTCACAACTGATCCGCCTTTACTGA
- a CDS encoding putative quinol monooxygenase — MVKLAILARLEAKPGKEQDVADFLKGALPLAMEEAGTINWFALQIGPSTFGIFDTFETQEGREAHLGGAIAKALMANAPDLLAVEPVLEMVDLLAVK, encoded by the coding sequence ATGGTAAAATTGGCAATTCTGGCAAGGCTCGAAGCTAAGCCAGGTAAAGAACAAGACGTCGCGGACTTTCTCAAAGGTGCCTTGCCTTTGGCGATGGAGGAAGCAGGTACCATCAACTGGTTTGCCCTGCAAATAGGTCCTTCCACATTCGGGATCTTCGATACATTCGAAACTCAGGAGGGCAGAGAGGCACATTTAGGCGGCGCGATCGCCAAAGCATTGATGGCAAATGCACCGGACCTGCTTGCAGTTGAACCGGTCCTTGAAATGGTCGACTTGCTGGCAGTCAAGTAA
- a CDS encoding phosphotransferase: protein MFILSANDIATLETYLQNQGWLINGERVSQVSVPGEGNMNYVLRITTADRSFIVKQSRGYVEKYPHVSAPADRVLMEGVFYKTTSVDRLIADFTPELIGIDPVNNVMALEDLGTASDFIPLYNSLKALEITQVAQLTDFLSTLHTRFSCESPPDSLKNKAMRALNHQHIFEYPFMKENGFDLDTVQPGLQAVATVYKSDDELKTQVAHLGQTYLSDGKCLLHGDFYPGSWLDTTQGIKIIDPEFCFYGPAEFDLGVMIAHLHLAGQNKAMVDFTLDRYSSINQINYNSLNGFIGIEIIRRLIGLAQLPLQRTLQQKQQLLRFARTLIMS from the coding sequence ATGTTTATTCTAAGTGCAAACGACATTGCTACGCTCGAAACTTACCTGCAAAACCAGGGCTGGTTAATAAATGGGGAGCGGGTCAGTCAGGTTTCCGTGCCGGGAGAAGGAAATATGAACTATGTTCTCCGGATAACTACCGCGGACAGATCCTTTATTGTCAAGCAATCCAGGGGATATGTCGAAAAGTACCCGCATGTGAGTGCTCCCGCTGACAGGGTCTTAATGGAAGGTGTTTTTTACAAAACGACAAGCGTTGACCGATTGATTGCAGACTTCACCCCGGAGTTGATTGGCATTGATCCGGTAAACAATGTTATGGCCTTAGAAGACTTGGGCACGGCCAGCGATTTTATACCACTATATAATTCGCTCAAAGCTCTTGAAATCACCCAAGTCGCACAGTTGACAGATTTTTTAAGCACGCTTCATACACGTTTTTCCTGCGAATCGCCTCCAGATTCGCTCAAAAACAAAGCTATGAGGGCGCTGAACCATCAACACATATTTGAATACCCGTTTATGAAAGAGAACGGGTTTGATCTCGATACGGTCCAGCCAGGATTGCAAGCTGTCGCTACTGTTTACAAGAGTGATGATGAACTGAAAACTCAGGTGGCACATTTGGGGCAAACCTATCTTTCTGATGGAAAATGTCTTTTACATGGAGATTTTTATCCAGGAAGCTGGCTTGATACGACGCAGGGAATAAAGATTATTGACCCTGAGTTCTGCTTTTATGGGCCTGCCGAGTTTGATCTGGGCGTTATGATCGCGCACCTACATCTGGCAGGTCAAAATAAAGCAATGGTAGATTTTACACTAGACAGGTATAGCTCTATCAATCAAATAAATTACAATAGTCTGAACGGATTTATTGGGATCGAAATCATCCGGCGGTTAATAGGATTGGCACAACTGCCTCTGCAAAGAACGTTACAGCAAAAGCAACAGCTATTAAGATTTGCGAGAACTCTAATAATGTCATAG
- the arsS gene encoding arsenosugar biosynthesis radical SAM (seleno)protein ArsS (Some members of this family are selenoproteins.), translating to MKSLKASGHLLSDSASQIKTLHDQVFDKLQLPLFDQKMEAASLYPLKPARTTTMQINVGKMCNQICKHCHVDAGPDRKEIMTRHTMQQCLDKLAGSEITTVDLTGGAPEMNPDFRWFVAELTAIGKQVIVRCNLTIIVANPKYHDLPDFFKQHQVEVVSSLPFYNADKTDRQRGKGVFEDSVKALRMLNTRGYGVEGSGLILNLVYNPNGAFMPAPQQGLQRQFKKALHDEFGIVFNELFAITNIPVSRYLDYLISSGNYDGYMEKLVNAFNPIAASGVMCRSMVSVGWDGSLYDCDFNQMLDMQFDPAYNHISRYDQELIDNREIKTGQHCYGCTAGAGSSCGGNTI from the coding sequence ATGAAATCACTCAAGGCAAGCGGGCATTTGCTCTCGGATTCTGCATCGCAGATCAAGACCTTGCATGACCAGGTGTTTGATAAGTTGCAGCTTCCTCTTTTTGATCAAAAAATGGAGGCTGCATCCCTGTATCCTTTAAAACCGGCCCGCACCACCACCATGCAGATTAATGTAGGTAAAATGTGCAATCAGATTTGCAAACATTGTCATGTGGATGCAGGTCCTGACCGGAAGGAGATTATGACCAGGCACACCATGCAGCAGTGCCTAGATAAACTTGCGGGTTCTGAAATTACTACCGTCGATCTTACGGGAGGGGCACCTGAGATGAATCCCGATTTCCGCTGGTTTGTTGCAGAGCTGACTGCAATTGGTAAACAGGTTATTGTCCGCTGCAATTTGACTATTATCGTAGCCAACCCAAAATATCATGACCTGCCTGACTTTTTTAAGCAGCACCAGGTTGAAGTAGTCAGCTCGCTGCCCTTCTATAACGCCGACAAAACAGACCGGCAGAGAGGAAAAGGCGTTTTTGAGGATTCTGTGAAGGCACTAAGAATGCTAAATACGAGAGGCTATGGAGTGGAAGGCAGCGGACTCATCCTTAATTTGGTTTACAACCCAAATGGGGCATTCATGCCTGCACCACAACAGGGCTTGCAGCGCCAATTCAAAAAGGCACTGCATGACGAATTCGGTATTGTATTCAATGAGCTTTTTGCAATAACCAATATTCCTGTCAGCCGGTACCTGGATTACCTGATCAGCTCGGGAAATTATGATGGCTACATGGAAAAACTTGTTAACGCCTTCAATCCCATAGCAGCAAGCGGTGTCATGTGCCGGTCAATGGTTTCGGTCGGTTGGGATGGCTCATTATATGATTGTGATTTTAATCAAATGCTGGATATGCAGTTTGATCCTGCATACAACCACATTAGTCGCTATGACCAGGAGCTGATCGATAACCGTGAAATTAAGACTGGCCAGCATTGCTATGGCTGCACAGCTGGTGCTGGTTCAAGCTGTGGCGGCAATACGATTTAG
- a CDS encoding metallophosphoesterase family protein has product MRIALFSDIHANLPALEAFFKDVDSRDTDAIYCLGDLVGYNIWPNEVIDQIRKRGIPTIAGNYDFGIGRSSDDCGCAYKTDDEKENGKVSIAYTNEIVKDDQRAYLRTLPAHIRLDFQLNDKPLSVLLVHGSPRRINEYLFEDRDEKSLLRIMEQATADVMLFGHTHKPYHRLLNSVQTDGTDHFRHAINIGSIGKPKDGDQRGGYVILHIDADALASSKESITVEFIRFEYDVEAAAKAVEGSILPNAYAESLRRGK; this is encoded by the coding sequence ATGAGAATTGCCCTTTTTTCAGACATTCACGCAAACCTACCAGCATTAGAGGCGTTTTTTAAGGATGTTGATTCAAGAGACACTGATGCTATTTATTGCCTGGGTGATCTGGTTGGTTACAACATCTGGCCAAACGAAGTAATCGATCAGATCAGGAAACGTGGCATCCCTACCATTGCCGGAAATTACGACTTCGGGATCGGAAGGAGCAGTGACGATTGTGGCTGCGCTTACAAAACGGACGATGAAAAAGAGAATGGCAAGGTATCGATTGCTTATACAAACGAAATTGTAAAAGATGACCAGCGTGCTTATCTAAGAACGTTGCCGGCACACATTCGTTTGGATTTCCAGTTGAACGACAAACCTCTGTCAGTTCTTCTGGTGCATGGTAGCCCACGCAGGATCAACGAATACTTGTTTGAAGACCGAGATGAAAAAAGTTTGCTACGAATCATGGAGCAGGCCACGGCTGATGTGATGCTTTTCGGCCATACCCACAAACCATATCACCGGCTCCTGAACTCCGTGCAAACAGATGGCACAGACCATTTCCGGCATGCGATCAACATTGGTTCCATCGGTAAGCCGAAAGATGGTGACCAAAGGGGCGGCTATGTGATCCTGCACATTGATGCAGATGCACTGGCATCAAGCAAGGAAAGCATTACAGTAGAGTTTATACGTTTTGAATATGATGTAGAAGCAGCAGCCAAAGCCGTAGAAGGCAGTATCCTTCCGAATGCATATGCAGAATCATTACGCCGGGGAAAATGA
- a CDS encoding TIGR04282 family arsenosugar biosynthesis glycosyltransferase, with protein sequence MAAQLVLVQAVAAIRFSPFPMNNAVIVFLKNLTLGKVKTRLAATIGDQKALEIYSQLVEHTFKQVSRTEHEKLLYFSDNLHSDLPVIGQDFLLRQQHGGDLGERMSNAFKEVFESSAEKVLIIGTDCPGLDASIIEQAFDALDMQQVVIGPANDGGYYLLGMSRFHSFLFEDVPWSTSSVLELTLQKCAMHGLSYTLLEELSDIDDESDLNSWNEWIKINQSRES encoded by the coding sequence ATGGCTGCACAGCTGGTGCTGGTTCAAGCTGTGGCGGCAATACGATTTAGCCCGTTTCCCATGAACAACGCTGTAATTGTTTTTTTGAAGAATTTAACGCTTGGAAAAGTTAAAACCAGATTGGCGGCTACCATTGGCGACCAGAAGGCCTTAGAAATTTATAGCCAACTTGTTGAACATACTTTCAAGCAGGTAAGCAGGACTGAACATGAGAAATTGCTTTACTTTTCCGATAACCTGCATAGTGACCTGCCTGTAATTGGACAAGATTTTCTGCTTCGCCAGCAACACGGGGGCGACCTGGGAGAGAGAATGTCAAATGCTTTCAAAGAAGTCTTCGAGTCGTCTGCTGAGAAAGTACTTATTATAGGAACTGACTGTCCTGGACTGGATGCATCTATTATCGAGCAGGCTTTTGATGCACTTGATATGCAGCAAGTTGTGATAGGGCCAGCAAACGACGGAGGTTATTATCTTCTTGGAATGAGCCGCTTCCATAGCTTTCTTTTCGAAGATGTACCATGGAGTACTTCAAGTGTCCTGGAGTTAACGCTTCAAAAATGCGCCATGCATGGGCTTAGTTATACGCTCCTCGAAGAACTTTCGGACATAGATGATGAAAGTGATCTGAATTCATGGAATGAATGGATAAAAATTAATCAGTCCAGAGAATCATGA
- a CDS encoding MFS transporter, whose product MRKHIAEMKLPMYASFSLSFALMGDAFLYSFLPINASSIHVPFIWIGTILSINRFTRILLNPLILRVFSLVGFRIPIIVAATVSVLATAGYGAGFGIAILVLLRILWGISYSVLRVGAITYAMDYPKKGFALGMSQSIIESGPLLALLVGPLLFEEISPSSIFLAIALLSTPGVYFAFKLRERDQRPAQQFSFQISFPSVFNRLAFLAAFAVEGMLVVLIGALLMDAHPYWSAVEITATVAGFLIFRRICSLLISPFAGWSADRYGLANIYSGSILLICLGVLLATSGWVMPGLILVFTFYNVNASLAAGAASAGKDDVTRAVSINATFRDAGSAFGALAGGFLLTNNHLSLIFTALTLLLIVHTWVYQKRNKTLLV is encoded by the coding sequence ATGAGAAAGCATATTGCCGAAATGAAATTACCCATGTATGCGTCTTTCAGCCTGAGCTTCGCTTTAATGGGTGATGCATTTCTATATTCTTTTCTGCCAATAAATGCTTCCAGCATCCACGTTCCATTCATTTGGATAGGAACAATCTTGTCAATCAACCGCTTTACACGGATTTTGCTTAACCCACTTATTTTGCGCGTTTTCAGTCTTGTGGGCTTTCGTATACCTATAATCGTTGCGGCAACTGTGTCCGTATTGGCCACGGCTGGCTATGGTGCAGGTTTTGGCATTGCGATTTTAGTACTGCTTAGGATCTTGTGGGGCATATCGTATTCTGTCCTTCGCGTTGGGGCAATTACCTATGCCATGGATTACCCTAAGAAAGGCTTTGCACTAGGAATGAGCCAAAGCATCATCGAATCAGGCCCACTACTAGCATTGTTGGTTGGCCCACTGCTTTTTGAAGAGATCAGCCCTAGCTCGATTTTTTTAGCAATTGCGCTCCTCTCGACGCCAGGAGTTTACTTCGCGTTTAAACTCAGAGAAAGGGATCAGCGGCCTGCCCAGCAATTTAGCTTCCAAATATCATTTCCATCAGTCTTTAACCGGTTAGCTTTTTTGGCAGCTTTTGCAGTGGAAGGTATGCTTGTGGTTTTAATTGGAGCGCTGTTAATGGATGCACACCCCTATTGGTCGGCAGTTGAAATTACTGCCACTGTCGCCGGATTTCTTATTTTCCGACGGATTTGCTCGCTTTTAATTTCACCTTTTGCGGGTTGGTCCGCTGACCGGTATGGGCTTGCTAACATATACTCAGGGTCAATTCTCTTGATCTGCCTGGGTGTGCTGCTGGCAACAAGCGGCTGGGTAATGCCGGGATTAATCCTTGTATTTACCTTTTATAATGTTAATGCATCGCTAGCAGCTGGCGCGGCATCAGCTGGGAAAGACGATGTGACTCGCGCTGTCTCAATTAATGCCACTTTCAGGGATGCTGGTTCCGCATTTGGCGCATTGGCGGGCGGCTTTTTATTGACCAATAACCATTTGAGCCTGATCTTTACTGCTCTCACTTTGCTTCTAATAGTTCATACCTGGGTTTATCAAAAACGAAACAAGACATTACTTGTATAG
- a CDS encoding arsenosugar biosynthesis-associated peroxidase-like protein, which yields MNTYYNPEDLKKFGSIGEFQKELADKFFSYYGSVFAEGALTAREKSLIALAVSHTVQCPYCIDAYTTDTLEKGCSEAEMMEAVHVAAAIKGGATLVHGVQMMNKAKDLSM from the coding sequence ATGAATACCTATTATAATCCCGAAGACCTAAAAAAATTTGGTTCAATTGGTGAATTTCAAAAAGAACTGGCTGATAAATTTTTCTCTTATTATGGTTCTGTATTTGCCGAAGGTGCACTCACAGCCAGGGAGAAATCGCTGATTGCACTGGCTGTTTCCCATACTGTCCAGTGTCCTTATTGCATTGATGCCTACACGACAGATACTTTGGAAAAAGGGTGTTCGGAAGCAGAAATGATGGAAGCTGTGCATGTGGCGGCCGCTATAAAAGGTGGAGCGACTTTGGTACATGGTGTCCAGATGATGAATAAAGCAAAAGATCTTTCCATGTAA
- a CDS encoding DUF547 domain-containing protein — MKWILVIAGLVLVIWAVGLLPVAGQSNKEPDQKMIALSGKLLMQVKMDEPVDSLRKALATIKTDSLISGLADDDARKTFWINIYNAYFQILATKEKKTRPAIFEEKLITIGGVKLSLDQIEHGILRRYRAKLSLGYLPQFFPGKTIKQLAVSKIDYRIHFALNCGATSCPPIAFYDYGKIDKQLSIAASSFLKTDTQINPQKKTVMVSRILQWFKADFGGNNGIKIILEKYLGEDFSEYSLKFKEYDWTQKMKNFDS, encoded by the coding sequence ATGAAATGGATATTGGTAATAGCAGGCCTTGTTTTGGTTATATGGGCAGTTGGATTACTACCCGTTGCCGGCCAATCGAACAAAGAACCTGATCAAAAGATGATTGCACTATCAGGAAAGCTACTCATGCAGGTGAAGATGGACGAGCCGGTAGATAGTCTTCGCAAGGCTTTGGCAACGATCAAAACCGATAGCCTGATTTCTGGATTGGCTGACGATGATGCACGTAAAACATTCTGGATCAATATCTACAATGCTTATTTTCAGATCCTTGCTACAAAGGAAAAGAAAACCAGGCCAGCCATTTTTGAGGAAAAACTGATAACGATCGGAGGGGTAAAACTGAGCCTTGACCAGATCGAACATGGTATCCTCAGACGTTACCGGGCGAAATTGAGTCTGGGGTATCTGCCCCAGTTTTTTCCTGGAAAAACTATTAAACAATTAGCTGTTTCTAAAATAGATTATCGCATTCATTTTGCCCTTAACTGTGGTGCGACCAGTTGTCCTCCAATCGCTTTCTATGACTATGGTAAAATCGACAAACAACTCAGCATTGCAGCATCATCGTTTTTGAAGACGGATACACAGATCAACCCGCAGAAAAAAACAGTAATGGTTAGCCGGATATTGCAGTGGTTCAAAGCAGATTTTGGTGGAAACAATGGCATTAAGATAATTTTGGAGAAATACCTGGGTGAAGACTTTTCAGAATATTCCTTGAAATTCAAAGAGTATGACTGGACGCAAAAAATGAAAAACTTTGATTCATAA
- the tnpB gene encoding IS66 family insertion sequence element accessory protein TnpB (TnpB, as the term is used for proteins encoded by IS66 family insertion elements, is considered an accessory protein, since TnpC, encoded by a neighboring gene, is a DDE family transposase.) yields the protein MFGLGSSHQYFLYRGSCDMRKGFDGLCGIVDSELGRVATSGEVFIFVNRRRTQLKMLRWEPGGFILYHKRLESGTFPIPKKVSSGSIFWADLVLMIEGIQILKSRRRKRFNLQQ from the coding sequence ATGTTTGGTCTGGGCTCATCCCACCAATATTTTCTTTATCGAGGGAGTTGCGATATGCGCAAGGGCTTCGATGGACTTTGTGGCATAGTAGACTCTGAGCTTGGCCGAGTGGCCACCAGTGGGGAAGTCTTCATCTTTGTCAACCGCAGGCGCACGCAGCTAAAAATGCTTAGATGGGAGCCCGGAGGCTTCATACTATATCATAAAAGACTTGAAAGTGGGACATTCCCAATACCCAAAAAGGTCTCCTCGGGTAGCATCTTCTGGGCAGATTTAGTTCTGATGATCGAGGGAATCCAGATACTAAAAAGCCGCCGAAGAAAGCGGTTTAATTTGCAGCAATAA
- a CDS encoding ArsO family NAD(P)H-dependent flavin-containing monooxygenase, which translates to MELYDLIIIGGGQSALACGYFLRRAKVKYIILDDQQHSGGAWQHAWDSLTLFSPAEQSSLPGWMMPKCREGFPSKQQVLDYLRAYQDRCQIHIQHGTKVTGVKKKNGIFIVSSGQGEYQSKTVISATGTFQNPFIPQIPGKHLFKGQQLHSSKYRNALPFEGKSVLIVGGGNSGAQILAEVSQVAATIWATAKTPQFLPDDVDGRVLFDVASAKYHAMKEGKEFSAAQYNIGNIVMVPPVKQARERGVLKSQETFKEFYEDGVIWPDCSSQPFDVVIWCTGFGFATGHLKELGIIHEDGKVDCEGTKALKVSGVWLVGYGSFTGFASATLIGVGRSARQTVNEIIEYLNNDL; encoded by the coding sequence ATGGAATTATACGACCTGATTATTATTGGTGGCGGGCAAAGTGCCTTGGCTTGCGGCTATTTTCTGCGCAGGGCCAAAGTGAAATATATCATCCTGGATGACCAACAGCATAGTGGTGGCGCGTGGCAACACGCCTGGGATTCGCTTACCTTGTTTTCGCCTGCTGAGCAGAGTTCCTTGCCCGGTTGGATGATGCCTAAATGCAGGGAAGGTTTTCCATCAAAGCAGCAGGTGCTGGACTATTTGAGGGCTTATCAGGATAGGTGCCAGATACATATACAGCATGGTACAAAAGTAACCGGCGTAAAAAAAAAGAATGGCATTTTTATAGTATCCTCTGGTCAGGGTGAATATCAGAGTAAGACAGTTATCTCAGCTACAGGTACTTTTCAAAATCCATTTATTCCACAAATTCCAGGAAAGCACTTGTTCAAGGGCCAGCAGCTACATTCATCCAAGTATAGAAATGCTCTCCCGTTTGAAGGTAAGTCGGTGTTGATAGTAGGCGGTGGGAATTCCGGGGCGCAAATCCTGGCCGAAGTCTCCCAGGTGGCAGCCACGATCTGGGCAACAGCCAAAACGCCGCAATTCTTACCTGATGATGTGGATGGCAGGGTACTTTTTGATGTGGCATCGGCTAAATACCATGCAATGAAGGAAGGCAAGGAGTTTAGTGCTGCCCAATACAACATTGGCAATATTGTCATGGTACCACCGGTAAAACAAGCGCGCGAACGTGGCGTGCTCAAATCCCAGGAAACCTTTAAGGAGTTTTATGAAGACGGTGTCATTTGGCCCGATTGCAGCAGCCAACCATTTGATGTAGTGATCTGGTGTACCGGGTTTGGCTTTGCAACAGGGCACCTGAAAGAGCTGGGAATCATACATGAAGACGGAAAAGTTGACTGTGAAGGTACGAAGGCCTTAAAGGTAAGTGGGGTTTGGTTGGTCGGTTATGGAAGCTTCACAGGTTTTGCATCCGCCACCTTAATTGGCGTTGGCCGCTCTGCGCGTCAGACAGTCAATGAGATTATCGAATACTTAAATAACGATTTATGA
- a CDS encoding metallophosphoesterase family protein: MKIALLSDIHANLPAFEAVLEDLEKQQPDAVYCLGDLVGYNVWPNQVIGLVRKYGIATIAGNHDLKVSKIMPSEGDCSKEESSEYAYRLVGKKERDYLLTLPRHLRIEFQLNDQPLNMLLVHGSPRSINEYLLHDLPEQYMLELVREFKADILCFGHSHKPYHRVINSGENSIEHFHHLINTGSVGKPKDGDARACYVLITIDQTASTTTQDAVQVEFVRVKYDVEKAAKAVELSLLPNAFADNLRKAY, encoded by the coding sequence ATGAAAATAGCATTACTCTCTGATATCCATGCAAACCTTCCCGCTTTTGAGGCGGTATTGGAAGATCTGGAAAAACAACAACCTGATGCTGTTTATTGCCTAGGTGATCTTGTAGGCTACAACGTTTGGCCTAACCAGGTAATTGGTCTGGTACGTAAGTATGGCATTGCGACCATTGCAGGAAACCACGACCTGAAAGTTTCTAAGATAATGCCTTCCGAGGGTGATTGCAGCAAAGAAGAAAGCAGTGAGTATGCCTACAGGCTGGTAGGGAAAAAGGAAAGGGACTACCTGTTAACACTTCCCAGGCATTTGCGAATAGAGTTTCAGCTTAATGATCAGCCATTGAACATGCTGCTTGTCCATGGAAGCCCACGAAGCATCAATGAATATCTTTTACATGATCTGCCAGAGCAGTACATGCTGGAACTAGTCAGGGAATTTAAAGCGGATATCCTTTGCTTCGGACACTCGCACAAGCCATATCACCGCGTTATTAATTCTGGCGAGAACAGCATTGAGCATTTTCATCACCTGATTAACACTGGTTCTGTCGGTAAACCTAAGGATGGCGACGCGCGCGCTTGTTACGTACTCATCACGATTGATCAGACAGCTAGTACAACAACTCAAGATGCTGTTCAGGTTGAATTTGTAAGGGTCAAATACGATGTAGAAAAGGCGGCAAAGGCCGTAGAGCTTAGCCTTCTTCCTAATGCTTTTGCAGATAATTTAAGAAAAGCATATTAA